The proteins below are encoded in one region of Oharaeibacter diazotrophicus:
- a CDS encoding methyl-accepting chemotaxis protein — MSLENISLMTKVVSMIALLGLGAIGGAGYAGFQMKDIDQRYSALLSGDAMASVQLARANRYVASVRSAIYREAASTDRATVDAAEADRIEMVKGFNDRIDAAKTAQPSQAATFEGVRAGFDKLFAGACGEVVKRTDSLDPAEKAAAMAAMTGPCETALAAYQRDMTTVNETNIAALQTTSADNSVATDGAVVWSIGGIVAITLAIGFAAFMVLRVTVIRPLAGVTDAMARLRGGDYATAIAGRGRRDEIGVLAEGLDALRLGLADAEAAREAREAAKAAEDAANRRRAGLAERFVGRMQQLAEGFVRASAEVADAARNLSATAEETSRQAQSVAGAAEEASTNVATVAAGTEELAVSVREIGTQVDHSAHVAEDAAREAEATTASVHSLADSAQKIGEVVELISNIAGQTNLLALNATIEAARAGEAGRGFAVVAAEVKELANQTARATEEIGRKVGEIQAATGTTVGAIGRIVGTIATIREAASAIAGAVEEQGAATAEIAANTQRAAAGAASVTGNIAGVGTAAEMTGAASTQLMTLSTGLDGRSAEMRREVDAFVAELNAA, encoded by the coding sequence ATGTCGCTCGAGAACATCTCCCTGATGACGAAGGTCGTTTCGATGATCGCCCTGCTGGGTCTGGGGGCGATCGGCGGGGCCGGCTATGCCGGTTTCCAGATGAAGGACATCGACCAGCGCTACAGCGCGCTCCTCTCCGGGGACGCGATGGCGAGCGTCCAGCTCGCCCGCGCCAACCGCTACGTCGCCTCGGTGCGCAGCGCGATCTACCGCGAGGCCGCCTCGACCGATCGCGCCACGGTCGACGCCGCCGAGGCCGACCGGATCGAGATGGTGAAGGGCTTCAACGATCGCATCGACGCGGCGAAGACGGCGCAGCCGTCGCAGGCGGCCACGTTCGAGGGCGTTCGCGCCGGCTTCGACAAGCTGTTCGCCGGCGCATGCGGCGAGGTCGTGAAGCGCACCGACTCGCTCGACCCCGCCGAGAAGGCCGCCGCCATGGCGGCGATGACCGGCCCCTGCGAGACCGCCCTCGCCGCCTACCAGCGCGACATGACCACCGTCAACGAGACGAACATCGCCGCGCTCCAGACCACCAGCGCGGACAACAGCGTCGCCACGGACGGCGCCGTGGTCTGGTCGATCGGCGGCATCGTAGCGATCACCCTGGCGATCGGCTTCGCGGCGTTCATGGTGCTGCGCGTCACCGTGATCCGACCGCTCGCCGGCGTCACCGACGCGATGGCGCGGCTGCGCGGCGGCGACTACGCGACGGCGATCGCCGGCCGCGGCCGGCGCGACGAGATCGGCGTGCTCGCCGAAGGCCTCGACGCCCTGCGGCTCGGTCTCGCCGACGCCGAAGCGGCGCGGGAGGCCCGTGAAGCCGCCAAGGCGGCCGAGGACGCCGCCAATCGGCGCCGCGCCGGCCTCGCCGAGCGCTTCGTCGGCCGGATGCAGCAGCTGGCGGAAGGCTTCGTGCGCGCCTCTGCCGAGGTCGCCGACGCCGCCCGCAACCTGTCGGCGACCGCCGAGGAGACGTCCAGGCAGGCCCAGTCGGTGGCCGGGGCCGCCGAGGAGGCCTCCACCAACGTCGCCACCGTCGCAGCCGGCACCGAGGAACTCGCCGTGTCGGTGCGCGAGATCGGCACCCAGGTCGACCACTCGGCCCACGTCGCCGAGGACGCCGCCCGCGAGGCCGAGGCGACCACCGCCAGCGTCCACTCGCTCGCCGACTCCGCCCAGAAGATCGGCGAGGTCGTCGAGCTGATCTCCAACATCGCCGGCCAGACCAACCTGCTGGCGCTCAACGCCACCATCGAGGCGGCCCGTGCCGGCGAGGCCGGGCGCGGCTTCGCCGTGGTGGCCGCCGAGGTCAAGGAACTCGCCAACCAGACCGCGCGGGCGACCGAGGAGATCGGCCGCAAGGTCGGCGAGATCCAGGCGGCGACCGGCACGACCGTCGGCGCGATCGGCCGGATCGTCGGCACCATCGCCACCATCCGGGAAGCGGCTTCGGCGATCGCCGGCGCGGTCGAGGAGCAGGGCGCCGCCACCGCCGAGATCGCCGCCAACACCCAGCGCGCCGCCGCCGGGGCGGCGTCGGTGACCGGCAACATCGCCGGCGTCGGCACCGCCGCCGAGATGACCGGCGCGGCCTCGACCCAGCTGATGACGCTGTCGACCGGCCTCGACGGCCGTTCCGCCGAGATGCGGCGGGAGGTCGACGCCTTCGTCGCCGAACTGAACGCCGCCTGA
- a CDS encoding M48 family metalloprotease, producing MTAGVFALLAALALAGCADTLGGDEGVRASALAPTPPPPAAETPKVDPAEVAIAEREHPKILAAFGGTYEDRDAEIAIARAVGRLVTASDEPWRNYRVTILNSPAVNAFALPGGYVYVTRGLLALANDTSEVAAVIAHEMAHVTARHAFSRAERAQAAAIANRAVQNVVDNPDQQKTVLANTQLSLARFSQEQELQADAMGIRTLERAGFDPYAAARFLTSMARYAAWKTAVPADGGKDGTDFLSSHPSTPERISQAVAAAAAAGTGPGDRDRDGYLTHVDGLMFGDDPVEGYVRGREFLHAKLGLAFTVPAGFQLENTARAVLATDPSGTAMRFDGADVPRGGDLVGYLTAGWINGLDQASVRTLSINGLPAAVASAAARGYHYRIAVIRFGDQTYRFLFASKVPGPAFDKAFLDTVASFRALPPGEQAGLRPLHIRVVTVQPGDTVETIARRMSMMDRPVDLFRVLNGLGPADQPTPGSKVKIVSET from the coding sequence TTGACGGCGGGCGTGTTCGCGCTGCTCGCCGCGCTGGCACTGGCCGGTTGCGCGGACACCCTCGGCGGCGACGAGGGCGTCCGGGCGAGCGCGCTCGCGCCGACGCCGCCACCGCCCGCGGCCGAGACGCCCAAGGTCGATCCGGCCGAGGTGGCGATCGCCGAGCGCGAGCACCCGAAGATTCTCGCCGCCTTCGGGGGCACCTACGAGGACCGCGACGCCGAGATCGCGATCGCCCGTGCGGTCGGCCGTCTGGTCACCGCCAGCGACGAGCCCTGGCGCAACTACCGCGTCACCATCCTGAACTCGCCGGCGGTCAACGCCTTCGCGCTGCCGGGCGGCTACGTCTACGTCACCCGCGGCCTGCTCGCGCTCGCCAACGACACCTCGGAGGTCGCCGCGGTGATCGCCCACGAGATGGCGCACGTCACCGCCCGCCACGCCTTCTCGCGCGCCGAGCGCGCCCAGGCCGCGGCGATCGCCAACCGCGCCGTCCAGAACGTGGTCGACAATCCCGACCAGCAGAAGACCGTGCTCGCCAACACCCAGCTGTCGCTGGCGCGCTTCTCCCAGGAGCAGGAGCTCCAGGCCGACGCCATGGGCATCCGCACCCTGGAGCGCGCCGGCTTCGATCCCTACGCCGCCGCCCGCTTCCTGACCTCGATGGCGCGCTACGCCGCCTGGAAGACAGCGGTCCCGGCCGACGGCGGCAAGGACGGCACCGACTTCCTGTCCTCCCATCCCTCGACGCCCGAGCGGATCAGCCAGGCGGTCGCCGCCGCCGCGGCGGCCGGAACCGGCCCCGGCGACCGCGACCGCGACGGATATCTCACCCACGTCGATGGGTTGATGTTCGGCGACGACCCGGTCGAGGGCTACGTCCGCGGCCGCGAGTTCCTGCACGCCAAGCTCGGCCTCGCCTTCACGGTGCCGGCGGGCTTCCAGCTCGAGAACACTGCCCGGGCCGTGCTCGCCACCGACCCTTCGGGCACGGCGATGCGCTTCGACGGTGCCGACGTGCCGCGCGGCGGCGACCTCGTCGGCTATCTCACCGCCGGCTGGATCAACGGGCTCGATCAGGCGAGCGTGCGCACGCTGTCGATCAACGGCCTGCCCGCGGCGGTCGCTTCGGCTGCGGCCCGCGGCTACCACTACCGCATCGCGGTGATCCGCTTCGGCGACCAGACCTACCGCTTCCTGTTCGCTTCCAAGGTGCCGGGCCCCGCCTTCGACAAGGCCTTCCTCGACACCGTCGCCTCCTTCCGGGCGCTGCCGCCCGGCGAGCAGGCCGGCCTTCGGCCGCTGCACATCCGCGTCGTCACCGTCCAGCCCGGCGACACCGTCGAGACGATCGCCCGGCGGATGTCGATGATGGACCGCCCGGTCGACCTCTTCCGCGTCCTCAACGGCCTGGGGCCGGCCGACCAGCCGACGCCCGGCAGCAAGGTCAAGATCGTCTCCGAGACCTGA
- a CDS encoding acetolactate synthase large subunit gives MNGAEALCGALLDGGIDVCFANPGTSEMHFVAALDRRPEMRCILGLAEGVVTAAADGYARMAGRPAAALLHLGPGLANGLANLHNARRARSPMVVVVGDHATWHVAADAPLTTDIEGLARPMSDHVTRLAPGESVAAGARRALEAARATPGIATLILPADVAWGPETAAAVAGPAPARRGFDAAAVAAVAVALADARRAGRRAGLLLAGDALRGAALADAARIAAATGARLLSEMFNARVERGAGRPAAPKVPYPVDVATGFLADLDLVVLVGARPPAGFFGYPGKPSFLARPDCMIVRLAEGTDDLPAALAALADAVDASATIPAGPDAPLPPDPADGRLDADAIAAVVARALPEGAVLVEEALTAGAPLYAATAGAAPHDLLQLTGGAIGIGIPLAAGAAVGAPGRKVVSMQADGSGMYTVQGLWTQAREGLDVVTVILSNRAYAILYGEMRGVGVAEIGRNARRMFDLDGPPLDWVALARGMGVPGIRCDDVAGFRRAFAAAVAEPGPFLIEAVL, from the coding sequence ATGAACGGAGCCGAAGCCCTGTGCGGGGCGCTGCTCGACGGGGGCATCGACGTCTGCTTCGCCAACCCGGGCACGTCGGAGATGCACTTCGTCGCCGCCCTCGACCGCCGGCCGGAGATGCGCTGCATCCTCGGCCTCGCCGAGGGCGTCGTCACGGCCGCCGCGGACGGCTACGCCCGCATGGCCGGCCGGCCCGCCGCGGCCCTGCTCCACCTCGGGCCCGGTCTCGCCAACGGCCTCGCCAACCTCCACAACGCCCGCCGCGCCCGCTCGCCGATGGTGGTGGTGGTCGGCGACCACGCCACTTGGCACGTCGCCGCCGACGCGCCGCTGACGACCGACATCGAGGGCCTCGCCCGCCCGATGTCCGACCACGTGACGCGGCTCGCGCCGGGCGAGAGCGTCGCCGCCGGCGCCCGCCGCGCCCTCGAGGCGGCCCGCGCGACGCCCGGGATCGCGACCCTGATCCTGCCGGCCGACGTCGCCTGGGGACCCGAGACGGCGGCCGCCGTCGCCGGTCCCGCGCCCGCCCGCCGCGGCTTCGACGCCGCCGCGGTCGCGGCGGTCGCCGTGGCACTCGCGGACGCCCGTCGGGCCGGACGCCGCGCCGGGCTGCTGCTCGCCGGCGACGCGCTCCGCGGTGCCGCCCTCGCGGACGCCGCCCGGATCGCCGCCGCGACCGGGGCCCGGCTCCTCTCGGAGATGTTCAACGCCCGCGTCGAGCGCGGCGCCGGCCGCCCCGCGGCGCCGAAGGTGCCCTACCCGGTCGACGTCGCCACCGGCTTCCTCGCCGACCTCGACCTCGTCGTGCTCGTCGGTGCCCGGCCGCCGGCCGGCTTCTTCGGCTATCCCGGCAAGCCGAGCTTCCTCGCCCGACCCGACTGCATGATCGTCCGCCTCGCCGAGGGCACCGACGACCTGCCGGCGGCACTCGCCGCTCTCGCCGACGCCGTCGACGCCTCGGCGACGATCCCCGCCGGTCCCGACGCGCCGCTGCCGCCGGATCCCGCGGACGGCCGGCTCGACGCCGACGCGATCGCCGCGGTGGTGGCGCGGGCGCTGCCGGAGGGCGCGGTGCTGGTCGAGGAGGCACTGACCGCCGGCGCGCCGCTCTACGCCGCCACCGCCGGCGCGGCGCCGCACGACCTCCTGCAGCTCACCGGGGGCGCGATCGGCATCGGCATCCCGCTCGCCGCCGGTGCGGCGGTCGGCGCGCCCGGGCGCAAGGTGGTGTCGATGCAGGCCGACGGCAGCGGCATGTACACGGTGCAGGGGCTGTGGACCCAGGCCCGCGAGGGCCTCGACGTCGTCACGGTGATCCTGTCCAACCGCGCCTACGCGATCCTCTACGGCGAGATGCGGGGCGTCGGCGTCGCCGAGATCGGCCGCAACGCCCGCCGGATGTTCGACCTCGACGGCCCGCCGCTCGACTGGGTCGCGCTCGCCCGCGGCATGGGCGTGCCCGGGATCCGCTGCGACGACGTCGCCGGCTTCCGCCGCGCCTTCGCCGCCGCCGTCGCCGAGCCCGGGCCGTTCCTGATCGAGGCCGTGCTTTGA
- a CDS encoding CarD family transcriptional regulator, which translates to MATAKKAAARNGFKTGEHIVYPAHGVGQIVSIEEQEIAGLKLDLFVIVFEKDKMTLRVPTGKAEQVGMRKLAEADTVEKALEIIKGRARVKRTMWSRRAQEYEAKINSGDLIAISEVVRDLHRAASQPEQSYSERQLYEAALDRMAREISAVSKMTETEAIRRIEDSLNKSPRRVAARGDAETTDEADEDEAEAA; encoded by the coding sequence ATGGCCACTGCGAAGAAAGCCGCTGCCCGCAACGGTTTCAAGACCGGCGAACACATCGTCTACCCGGCCCACGGGGTCGGCCAGATCGTTTCGATCGAGGAGCAGGAAATCGCCGGTCTCAAACTCGATCTGTTCGTCATCGTCTTCGAGAAGGACAAGATGACCCTGCGCGTGCCGACGGGTAAGGCCGAGCAGGTGGGCATGCGCAAACTCGCCGAGGCCGACACGGTGGAGAAGGCGCTCGAGATCATCAAGGGCCGCGCCCGCGTCAAGCGGACGATGTGGAGCCGCCGCGCCCAGGAATACGAGGCCAAGATCAATTCCGGCGACCTGATCGCCATCTCCGAGGTGGTCCGCGACCTGCATCGCGCCGCCAGCCAGCCGGAGCAGTCCTATTCCGAGCGCCAGCTCTACGAAGCCGCGCTCGACCGCATGGCCCGCGAGATCTCCGCCGTCTCGAAGATGACCGAGACCGAAGCGATCCGCCGGATCGAGGACAGCCTGAACAAGAGCCCGCGCCGGGTCGCCGCGCGCGGCGACGCCGAGACGACCGACGAGGCCGACGAGGACGAGGCCGAGGCGGCCTGA
- a CDS encoding histidine kinase, with product MPTLSRFARTVVIAVALVVGAMMALANLVAPRTRTITEPIDSRIIRDAGKPAPSDR from the coding sequence ATGCCGACGCTCAGCCGCTTCGCCCGCACCGTCGTGATCGCCGTCGCCCTGGTGGTCGGCGCCATGATGGCGCTGGCGAACCTGGTCGCGCCGAGGACGCGCACCATCACAGAGCCGATCGATTCCCGGATCATCCGCGACGCCGGCAAGCCGGCGCCGTCGGACCGGTGA
- a CDS encoding site-specific tyrosine recombinase XerD — translation MAAHLTEAFLEALAVERGAAANTLAAYGRDLAEYAAFLKARGRSVADAGRADVTAFVADLSARGLARTTQARRLSAVRQLHKFLFAEGRRSDDPTTTVDRPKPARPLPKVLSMDEVGRMLDTAALLAAADTEKPRDKLRTLRFSAMMEVLYASGLRVSELVGLPAAAVRADTRAMTVRGKGGKERLVPLGARGREAVLAYRAALKAAGGAGGRHLFPAESESGHVTRQAFARELKAFAAGLGIAPAKVSPHVVRHAFASHLLSNGADLRVVQELLGHADIATTQIYTHVLEHRLAALVADHHPLSGG, via the coding sequence ATGGCTGCCCATCTCACCGAGGCCTTCCTGGAGGCGCTCGCCGTCGAACGCGGGGCGGCGGCCAACACGCTCGCCGCCTACGGCCGCGACCTCGCCGAATACGCCGCCTTCCTGAAGGCGCGCGGACGCTCGGTGGCGGATGCCGGCCGCGCCGACGTCACTGCCTTCGTGGCGGACCTTTCCGCCCGCGGCCTCGCCCGTACCACCCAGGCGCGGCGGCTGTCGGCGGTGCGCCAGCTGCACAAGTTCCTGTTCGCCGAGGGGCGCCGGTCCGACGACCCGACCACCACCGTCGACCGGCCGAAGCCGGCGCGGCCGCTGCCGAAGGTGCTGTCGATGGACGAGGTCGGGCGGATGCTCGACACCGCCGCCCTCCTCGCCGCCGCCGACACCGAGAAGCCGCGCGACAAGCTGCGCACGCTGCGCTTCTCGGCGATGATGGAGGTGCTCTACGCCTCGGGCCTGCGCGTGTCCGAGCTCGTCGGCCTGCCCGCGGCGGCGGTGCGCGCCGACACCCGCGCGATGACGGTGCGCGGCAAGGGCGGCAAGGAACGGCTGGTGCCGCTCGGCGCCCGCGGCCGCGAGGCGGTGCTCGCCTATCGCGCGGCGCTGAAGGCGGCCGGCGGGGCGGGCGGGCGCCACCTGTTCCCGGCCGAGAGCGAGAGCGGCCACGTCACCCGGCAGGCCTTCGCGCGCGAACTGAAGGCCTTCGCCGCCGGGCTCGGCATCGCGCCGGCCAAGGTGTCGCCGCACGTCGTCCGCCACGCCTTCGCCAGCCACCTGCTCTCCAACGGCGCCGATCTCAGGGTGGTGCAGGAGCTGCTCGGCCACGCCGACATCGCGACGACGCAGATCTACACCCACGTGCTCGAGCACCGGCTCGCCGCCCTCGTCGCCGACCACCACCCGTTGTCGGGCGGCTGA
- a CDS encoding shikimate kinase has product MSEATTDAETASHPTAADADRVRGLLARLGERSIVLVGMMGAGKTSVGKRLAARLGLPFVDADHAIEEAAAKTIPEIFAEHGEAYFRDGERRVIARLLRERRQVVATGGGAFMNAETREAIRAAGVSVWLKADADVLFERVKRRANRPLLQTEDPEGTLRRLVAERYPVYAGADLTVLSRDVPHEAVVEDVFTALETGLAPQHRPAEGTR; this is encoded by the coding sequence ATGAGCGAAGCCACGACGGACGCCGAGACGGCGTCGCACCCGACGGCCGCCGACGCCGACCGTGTCCGCGGGCTGCTCGCCCGCCTGGGCGAGCGTTCCATCGTGCTGGTCGGCATGATGGGCGCCGGCAAGACATCGGTCGGCAAGCGCCTCGCCGCCCGCCTCGGCCTGCCCTTCGTCGATGCCGACCACGCCATCGAGGAGGCCGCGGCCAAGACCATCCCGGAGATCTTCGCCGAGCACGGCGAGGCCTATTTCCGCGACGGCGAGCGCCGCGTCATCGCCCGGCTGCTGCGCGAGCGCCGTCAGGTCGTCGCCACCGGCGGCGGCGCCTTCATGAACGCCGAGACGCGCGAGGCCATCCGCGCCGCCGGCGTCTCGGTCTGGCTGAAGGCCGACGCCGACGTGCTGTTCGAGCGCGTCAAGCGCCGCGCCAACCGGCCGCTGCTCCAGACCGAGGATCCCGAGGGCACGCTGCGCCGCCTCGTCGCCGAGCGCTACCCGGTCTACGCCGGGGCCGACCTCACCGTGCTCTCGCGCGACGTGCCGCACGAGGCCGTCGTCGAGGACGTCTTCACCGCGCTCGAAACCGGGCTCGCGCCGCAACACCGACCCGCCGAGGGCACCCGATGA
- the fdxA gene encoding ferredoxin FdxA has protein sequence MTYVVTDNCIRCKYTDCVEVCPVDCFYVGENMLVIHPDECIDCGVCEPECPAEAIKPDTEPGLESWLQLNADFAAKWPNITTKRDAPADAKEFDGVEGKLEKYFSPEPGQGD, from the coding sequence ATGACATACGTCGTCACCGACAACTGCATTCGCTGCAAGTACACGGATTGCGTGGAAGTCTGTCCGGTGGACTGCTTCTACGTGGGCGAGAACATGCTCGTCATCCATCCGGACGAATGCATCGACTGCGGCGTCTGCGAGCCGGAATGTCCCGCGGAGGCGATCAAGCCGGATACCGAGCCGGGGCTGGAGAGCTGGCTGCAGCTCAACGCCGACTTCGCCGCGAAGTGGCCGAACATCACCACCAAGCGCGACGCGCCGGCCGACGCCAAGGAGTTCGACGGCGTCGAAGGCAAGCTGGAGAAGTATTTCTCCCCCGAGCCCGGCCAGGGCGACTGA
- a CDS encoding RNA-binding S4 domain-containing protein: MAEERQRIDKWLWFARVVKTRPLAQALAESGKVRVNGRKIDAAAQPVRIGDVLTIGIAGRVRILEVAGFAERRGSHPEAIRLYVDRSPTPEPAPEDEES; this comes from the coding sequence ATGGCCGAGGAACGCCAGCGGATCGACAAGTGGCTGTGGTTCGCCCGGGTCGTGAAGACCCGGCCGCTGGCACAGGCGCTGGCCGAATCCGGAAAGGTCCGCGTCAACGGCCGCAAGATCGACGCTGCGGCGCAGCCGGTCAGGATCGGCGACGTGCTGACGATCGGGATCGCCGGGCGCGTGCGCATCCTGGAGGTGGCCGGCTTCGCCGAGCGCCGCGGCTCCCATCCCGAGGCGATCCGGCTCTACGTCGACCGCTCGCCGACCCCTGAGCCGGCGCCGGAGGACGAGGAGTCCTGA
- the aroB gene encoding 3-dehydroquinate synthase: protein MTADAVRVPVSLGERSYDIVIGDGLLADAGSLFRAVLPKARAAIVTDVNLANRHLPALEKAFLAAGVEASAIVIPPGESSKSFEVFELVVDQMIGGRYERGDAVVALGGGVVGDLSGFVAGVVRRGMRFVQIPTSLLAQVDSSVGGKTGINVRHGKNLVGVFHQPDLVIADTGVLDTLSEREFRAGYAEVAKYGLIDDPDFFAFLEANWREVFAGGPARGHAIAVSCRSKAAIVARDERETGDRALLNLGHTFGHALEAATGYSSARLVHGEAIAIGMVLAHDFSVRMNLMGPEDAVRVRRHFETVGLPTRLDQVPGGLPDADGLMTLIAQDKKVARGALTFILSRGVGRSFIARDVPPEAVRHFLAGELGAA, encoded by the coding sequence ATGACCGCCGACGCCGTCCGTGTCCCCGTCTCGCTCGGCGAGCGGTCCTACGACATCGTCATCGGCGACGGCCTCCTCGCCGACGCCGGCAGCCTGTTCCGCGCCGTGCTGCCGAAGGCGCGCGCGGCGATCGTCACCGACGTCAACCTCGCCAACCGCCACCTGCCGGCGCTCGAGAAGGCCTTCCTCGCCGCCGGCGTCGAGGCGAGCGCGATCGTGATCCCGCCGGGCGAATCCTCTAAGAGCTTCGAGGTGTTCGAGCTCGTCGTCGATCAGATGATCGGCGGCCGCTACGAGCGCGGCGACGCGGTGGTGGCGCTCGGCGGCGGCGTCGTCGGCGACCTCTCCGGCTTCGTCGCCGGCGTCGTGCGCCGCGGCATGCGCTTCGTCCAGATCCCGACCTCGCTGCTCGCCCAGGTCGACAGCTCCGTCGGCGGCAAGACCGGCATCAACGTCCGCCACGGCAAGAACCTCGTCGGCGTCTTCCACCAGCCCGACCTCGTCATCGCCGACACCGGCGTGCTCGACACCCTGTCCGAGCGCGAGTTCCGCGCCGGCTACGCCGAGGTCGCCAAATACGGCCTGATCGACGATCCCGACTTCTTCGCCTTCCTGGAGGCGAACTGGCGCGAGGTCTTCGCCGGCGGCCCCGCCCGCGGCCACGCCATCGCGGTGTCCTGCCGATCCAAGGCCGCGATCGTCGCCCGCGACGAGCGCGAGACCGGCGACCGCGCGCTGCTCAACCTCGGCCACACCTTCGGTCACGCCCTCGAGGCGGCGACCGGCTATTCCTCCGCGCGGCTCGTCCACGGCGAGGCGATCGCCATCGGCATGGTGCTGGCGCACGACTTCTCCGTGCGCATGAACCTGATGGGCCCCGAGGACGCCGTCCGTGTCCGCCGTCACTTCGAGACCGTCGGCCTGCCGACCCGGCTCGATCAGGTCCCCGGCGGCCTGCCCGACGCCGACGGCCTGATGACCCTGATCGCCCAGGACAAGAAGGTCGCCCGCGGCGCGCTCACCTTCATCCTCTCGCGTGGTGTCGGCCGGTCCTTCATCGCCCGCGACGTTCCGCCCGAGGCTGTCCGCCACTTCCTCGCCGGCGAACTCGGCGCGGCCTGA
- a CDS encoding RNA polymerase factor sigma-32 — protein MTRTPTAARSFVRAAMRAPYLEREEEQQLAQAWKDAGDQQALHRLTQAHMRLVIAIAARFRNFGLSTPDLIQEGHVGLLEAAARFEPERNVRFSTYATWWIRASIQDYILRNWSIVRGGTSSAQKALFFNLRRLRAKIAAGDATLTEDEVHRRIADAVGVSREDVATMAARISGPDTSLNAPVGETEGGGADRMDFLVCDAPLPDETVGDQIDGERRIGWLRQAMTVLSEREMRILRERRLDEEGATLEAIGAELGISKERVRQIESRALEKLRSALLDAHPEMAPA, from the coding sequence ATGACGAGGACACCCACCGCCGCCCGTTCCTTCGTCCGCGCCGCCATGCGCGCGCCCTACCTCGAACGCGAGGAGGAGCAGCAATTGGCGCAAGCCTGGAAGGACGCCGGCGACCAGCAGGCGCTGCACCGGCTGACCCAGGCCCACATGCGCCTCGTCATCGCCATCGCCGCCCGCTTCCGCAACTTCGGCCTGTCGACGCCCGACCTGATCCAGGAGGGCCACGTCGGGCTGCTCGAGGCGGCCGCGCGCTTCGAGCCGGAACGCAACGTCCGCTTCTCGACCTACGCCACGTGGTGGATCCGCGCCTCGATCCAGGACTACATCCTGCGCAACTGGTCGATCGTGCGCGGCGGCACGTCGTCGGCGCAGAAGGCGCTGTTCTTCAACCTCCGGCGCCTGCGCGCCAAGATCGCCGCCGGCGACGCCACGCTGACCGAGGACGAGGTGCACCGCCGGATCGCCGATGCGGTCGGCGTCAGCCGCGAGGACGTCGCCACCATGGCGGCGCGGATCTCCGGTCCGGACACCTCGCTCAACGCCCCGGTCGGCGAGACCGAGGGCGGCGGCGCCGACCGGATGGACTTCCTCGTCTGCGACGCGCCCCTGCCGGACGAGACCGTCGGCGACCAGATCGACGGCGAGCGCCGGATCGGCTGGCTGCGTCAGGCGATGACGGTGCTGTCCGAACGCGAGATGCGGATCCTGCGCGAGCGCCGGCTCGACGAGGAGGGCGCGACGCTGGAGGCGATCGGCGCGGAGCTCGGTATCTCCAAGGAGCGGGTGCGCCAGATCGAGAGCCGCGCGCTCGAGAAGCTGCGCTCGGCGCTGCTCGACGCCCACCCGGAGATGGCGCCGGCGTGA
- a CDS encoding thermonuclease family protein gives MTILPAIAAAAEVSGPVDARCGGETVAAARVAGDAADATPGLLRPATFRPVLPFAATSGAGPTGAALEGVLLPADARPADRTALAAALAALAGRAVVVHGATARLDRRGRIVGAVSVDGHGHLQARLLAAGLVLFDGAESPCATALAAAEAGARRERIGLWSDPARPRAAAAPAVGLPDFAILSGRVKSVGKSGRTTYLNFGDRFAEDLTVRVAERVVAALRGAGTDVDGLAGRRVLVRGWASPRAGIDVALASAAALVPDDDGRDR, from the coding sequence TTGACCATCCTCCCGGCGATCGCCGCAGCCGCGGAGGTGTCCGGACCCGTGGACGCCCGCTGTGGCGGCGAGACCGTCGCGGCGGCGCGGGTGGCCGGGGACGCGGCCGACGCGACCCCGGGTCTCCTCCGCCCCGCCACCTTCCGGCCGGTGCTGCCCTTCGCGGCCACCTCCGGCGCCGGCCCGACCGGCGCCGCCCTCGAGGGCGTTCTGCTGCCGGCCGACGCCCGGCCCGCCGACCGCACGGCCCTTGCCGCGGCGCTCGCGGCCCTCGCCGGCCGTGCCGTCGTCGTCCACGGTGCCACCGCGCGGCTCGACCGCCGCGGCCGGATCGTCGGCGCCGTTTCGGTCGACGGCCACGGCCATCTCCAGGCCCGCCTGCTCGCCGCCGGCCTCGTGCTGTTCGACGGCGCCGAAAGCCCTTGCGCGACCGCCCTCGCCGCGGCGGAGGCCGGGGCACGGCGGGAGCGGATCGGTCTGTGGTCGGATCCCGCGCGTCCGCGCGCCGCGGCCGCACCCGCCGTCGGCCTGCCGGACTTCGCGATCCTGTCGGGACGGGTGAAATCGGTGGGCAAGAGCGGCCGGACCACCTATCTGAATTTCGGCGACCGTTTCGCGGAGGACCTCACGGTCCGCGTCGCGGAGCGAGTCGTCGCGGCGCTGCGGGGCGCCGGAACGGACGTGGACGGCCTTGCCGGTCGCCGCGTCCTGGTGCGCGGCTGGGCGAGCCCGCGCGCGGGGATCGACGTCGCGCTCGCTTCGGCGGCCGCGCTCGTCCCCGACGACGACGGCAGGGATCGGTGA